Part of the Centroberyx gerrardi isolate f3 chromosome 11, fCenGer3.hap1.cur.20231027, whole genome shotgun sequence genome is shown below.
TTGGTTAGGCTCAGTTAGATTCAGTTCTTTCACTTGTAACATTagtttaaagggaaaatccaccctaaaacactgttgAAAAGCAGCTATCAGcgatgcaccttgcatttctgtgcccattttgttgtttgatggtgtatgtttcttattcccatggataccAGGCTAAACATAGACGATGTAACGTGTCATCAAGATATTTGCAGAGCAGctgcagtggagtttgatagcagaaaatgtttaataaagtttttaatctatctagctatctaaaacaacagtaaacgtcaggtgtTGGTATCAGCCCTTCAGAAtcagagcaagggcttctttctagactctcccattttgcaccgacgttcaacaatcatacagggagaaatccattgtagaagaggcagagagaccaatttctcccaccagtagcctcaatagaccagaatgcaatgcagccacaagacaggtggactctcactttttcacaACTGGAAACTCTTCctctcttactatgctatcgctGCCACTATAATTATTACTCTGTCCATTTAgctacatgtataacccacagctgaatgcaacaagtcctttgggggttgtcgaaaggcattctgggaaacatacaaaatcactaactgaagtgaAAGGAGAAGAGATACAAGATACATTGCCAGGGCGGATTTATTCCTTGAAGAACCGATAGCAGTAACACTTGTCCAGGAGCTTATCAGTTTTTTGGCGCGgaccaatcaggagccagtacCCAGTTCGGCACAGGTTCTCGATACCCAACCTTGGGTGTTACAGGGGATGGAAAACGGACATCAATGTACATCATAACACACATTATGCAatgggtagtttcagccaagtaTCTGTATTGGTTGTTAAGCCAAgtcttgtggtaaccaggcaGCTAGTGGGCAGTCTTGcttgtttttcagtcttttaTTCAGTCTTTACACATGGTTGTACACTCAGTTATGCCTCATACTTTGCATCGCTGTCTAACCGATAATCCTGGTAAGTGAGGTGAGTTCTGAATGCGTTCACTAATCCTTGTCTCATGTTTTCATCTCCTCCAGACTTGACTTTCTTCATCAGACTGCCCCCCCTCAAGAGCGCCTTAGGATCATTGGGGTTTTCAGTCCTTTTTCCTGATCTGCCAAAATGCCAGCCGCACTTGCAGATTCCAGTCAGATAATCTGTGAAGTATGGGCGAGCAACGtagaggaggaaatgaggaagATCCGGCAGATTATTCAAAGCTACAATTACATCGCCATGGTAAGAGACGGTCTTTTTGGGAAGAGTCAGATGATGGGAATGGCGTCCGATTTGCTAGCAGCAGAATTAATGAAAAGAGTGCGGAGTAATTGTCCCATCTTTTTGTTATATGATTGAGTAGAAGTGTGCACATACAGCTTTCTAGAGCAAGGTCCTGGGATGAAATATTTGTCAGAGAGAGCCTTTGGCATTAAACGTCATATGTCATTGGTGGATgtttatacaaataaaaaaatatacattaacCTCGAACCCCGACAGTGTTGTGTCATGCTGTACCTATTGAGCTGCACCGGGGCAAAACAGAatcaaacaaggcaacagtaaatatTATGTTGTTCCCATGAATGAAGCAGTTCCCCTCACAGCCAGTCGGTAACAAATTTGTCACCTTGCTTTGACCTGTAATCGTAGCGCCCCCCCTTGGACCGGTCATTGTAAATTTGAAAAGTGCAGTAGTGAgctgcatcatttccccaagttttgtcaaaatctgatcggCGTCTTAGCCTGCAAAGcctgaaaggcattctgggaaatgtaggaaatctctaactgaagtagaagtagacgagacaggttgagggaaaatgggttCAACTTAAAttataacacttcatcacaaacaaaacctcctggaatgtattgcaCATCGCAGATTTATGATATCTAACGGTGTAATCCACCGAGgatttggatttttcctttaacaatgTCTTATTTTCCACCAGGACACAGAGTTCCCCGGAGTGGTGGTCCGACCAATAGGCGAGTTTCGCAGCACAGTAGACTACCAGTACCAGCTGCTGAGGTGTAACGTCGACCTCCTGAAGATCATCCAGCTGGGGCTAACGTTCATGAACGAGGACGGAGACTATCCGCCCGGCACGACGACGTGGCAGTTCAACTTCAAGTTCAACCTCACGTAGGTGGTCCCTTACTCTCCACAGGGCAGGAAACTCGCTTTTTTTTGGCTAGTAtatcccaaaattcaccagtcattttcactattttattGGCCAACTAGAAGTTTTAGAACTGGACCTCTGAATAGTGGTTTCTTACTTGCCACAGTTGCTGGAAGAGTAGATCATCTTACCAGCCTGTTTCAcaattttaccagccaactagatttttagagtagaatagaatatggCCTCCAAATGATAGTTGGTCAACAGctaaagtggctggtagagtagatGATCTTACCAGTTACAGTCAAAATAATAGCAGCTTTTACTTCTGGAAACTTCCCACTCTGCTTCTCCATCTTTTTCGGTGTACAGACAGTGTACATGATCAGACTAGGAAATGGGCAGTCGTATCCATTTGCTACTACAGAGCCAACCGTTATTTAAAATGACGCAAGTTGGTAAAATAGAGGAAGTGACCACTGAGTATTGGAGCAGTGGATGAGAAAGTTGGTTTCTTCTGTTTTGGCCAAGCTGAAACACAAAAACTGGTGAACATTTTTACCTAAAACGTATAAATAGTCCTAGTCCTAACCTTAACCCACTCACTGGAAACTGGAGACGATATCTTCCACACaggttttggtttattttccaATTCCAAAGCAGTTTTTTAAATTTGCAGCTGGGTAAGAAATCATCTCATGTAATGTTTCTTGTTTAAGATCAAATCTTTATCGTGTCTTTCAGCGACCAGTTGGCGAATATGGACAAGCATAATATCAAGATAATCATAAATTGTtttgatatcaatatataacgATATCCACTAACAtgaaaaatcacatgttaaataatcaaattgatggtAATATAAAGTGACAAAACACTGTAATTATAAATtctgtaacttgtttcaggtcTCATTTTGTGAGCAATTTTAATTAATATTTGCTTTTTACGTTTAATTTAGACAGAACTGTGTATCACAAGAACTCAGTATTATTTCATTACAATATGATTCTATTGATGATAAAAGCTAATGTTGAAGTATTGCCCAGTCCTTACAGCAGGACATACAACACTACATACAACTACAATGAACAAAGAGATAAAATACAGAAACCTAcacctaaaataaaataattcttGATGCTTTTTTACATTGGCCTGCCTTCTCTCCAACTTTGAGACTCTCCCTCTGAATTCGTGGCAAAATCCTACCAGCTGTCCCGGGCCAGGCGTCATATGTGAATCTGCagttgtctctgtgtgtctccgcaGAGAGGACATGTACTCGCAGGACTCCATCGACCTGCTGCAGAACTCCGGCCTCCAGTTCAAAAAGCACGAAGAAGAGGGAATCGACACGCTCTACTTCGCTGAGCTGCTCATGACCTCCGGCCTGGTGCTGTGCGAAAACGTCAAGTGGCTCTCCTTCCACAGGTTGGTTAGTCGTCTGTGtctgttgtgattggctgatgcCAATTCGAAGAACTCTGCTTTATGAATCTTAAAATTGTAGAAATTTGTCAATCTAAATCCAAGGCTTTAAAAGGTCTTGAATACAGTTTCAGACTCTTGCCTCTCTAGCAAGAAACCTAGTACgactaagtaaaaaaaaaaacaccaatacaTAGCAATTTtacccttttttttaaaaaaaaaattcagaattgATATCAATCATCTTGTAACCCCTGTTTTAAGGAGGCGATGTTCCATTTTTCACATCAAATTATTTGCAGAACAGACATCAGAAAGTCTTACAGTGTCTTAGTTTGAACTGCCTGACATCAGTGCGTCAGTGTAATGTTGTTTCTGCAGATCGAACTGTAATAAATCCTCTTTCTGTGCTTGGCAGCGGCTACGACTTCGGCTACCTGGTGAAGCTCCTAACGGACGCACGGCTCCCGGAGGAGGAGCACGACTTCTTCCAGATCCTCAACCTGTTCTTCCCCGCAATCTACGATGTCAAATACTTAATGAAGAGCTGCAAGAACCTAAAGGTAAACAACAATCGCAGCCTGCAAGTCTGACTGCAGAGTCTGCACTTTGTATTGAAACGCAGCACAAACCAATGTTTTGCCAAATAACAGGCAGCcgatcaggagcctgtttgatacagagccattgttttgctttgatttgattgactcacggtcagagagagtgtacggtggccagcagggacaaagtttgagaacaggcaaagactgAAGAGTGTATATAACCGACTGTATATAAACTTGGCAAATATTCATTTCGGACCTGCTTGTGTACCTGAAAATGCAATATATTGCCCAGCCCAATGTCAAAATGAAGCTTGAGGTGgctgactggtgtgtgtgtgtgtgtgtgtgtgtgtgtgtgtgtgtgtgtgtgtgtgtgtttgtgtttgtgcagggAGGACTACAGGAAGTGGCAGACCAGTTGGAGCTGAAGAGGATTGGGAGGCAGCATCAGGCCGGATCGGACTCACTGCTCACCGGCATGGCTTTCTTCAGGATGAAAGAGGTACggtcacacacacttttcttatAGAAAGAGGTACggtcacacacacttttcttaaAGAAAGAGGTACggtcacacacacttttcttaaAGAAAGAGGTACggtcacacacacttttcttagAGAGAGGGTTCAGAGTCGGTCACAGATCAAGTTCCAAGGGAAGCTTCAGGAGCATCTTCTTTAACTCTGGCCTCCTGAGTTTGTGAAGTggacaaaaaaaatggaaacactgcatgaaaaagtaactaaatcacaattacaaaggcagccaCACAGGCGCGTCATATAAAGGTGACTGCCAATTAGCAGTAATTGTCAGCTTTAAAAAGAGGTCTGACAATCACCTTTTtttatgtgagttttcaaagcaactaACATAGTTCAAAGAGGTCAAATAGTCAGTGGTCGCATTGTAGGTGCAGGCAGCACGGGGGGAACAGTCTGGAAAGTCATGACATGTCAAACACGGACAGACCGCGTCGGCAAAGAGGATCGGCAGCTGCAGTCAAAGGGCAGGCGGACACCTGACAGGATCGGTGCTTAATCGATCAAAATCTAGAGAAAATCAATAATTTGTCTGAACAAAAGTTGGTCTTTATGGCAGGGCTGCTGTTCGTAAACCGCTTATATTCAGGgccgacgcacacacacatgcataacctggtgtaaCATACAAGACCTGGAAAAATCATATGGTCTGATGAGTCGTCTTTAACCCTTTTCCCTAAATTTGGACCTCCTCAGAGGAACTATTAGTAgatgtttgaaaaaaatgtatagcAAAGTTTACAGTATTGCATTTCAAACTTTAACCTTCAgtgttatatatattattttaggCTGTAGTTTTAGGTTTTACTCtcttttgattattattattttgtttccatGCTATTGTTTTATAATTGAAACTGTTACCTGTGGCTGGTATCGGTACTTTTGGAAATTTTTTTATATTACATATAAAacatacatattacatattacatttatatttaggGAAAAGGGTTAAAGAAGACTCATCAGTCCTAGTCAGGTAGCATGTTTGTTTCTATAGTATACACACAGTGAGCGAGGATAGTACTTAACAGTTTTGATATTTGAAATCtctcacattttttcccccaatctCTTTCTTAGCTGTTTTTTGAAGACAACATCGACGACGCAAAGTATTGTGGGAGGTTGTACGGCCTGGGCTCCGGCTCCACCCAACCGCAGAACGGCATCTCCAGCTCCGGCCAGGAGGAGACCAACAACAAGCACTGACCGGCcgcccgccccgccccgccccgccccgccccgccccggcCGCCCGC
Proteins encoded:
- the cnot8 gene encoding CCR4-NOT transcription complex subunit 8, whose translation is MPAALADSSQIICEVWASNVEEEMRKIRQIIQSYNYIAMDTEFPGVVVRPIGEFRSTVDYQYQLLRCNVDLLKIIQLGLTFMNEDGDYPPGTTTWQFNFKFNLTEDMYSQDSIDLLQNSGLQFKKHEEEGIDTLYFAELLMTSGLVLCENVKWLSFHSGYDFGYLVKLLTDARLPEEEHDFFQILNLFFPAIYDVKYLMKSCKNLKGGLQEVADQLELKRIGRQHQAGSDSLLTGMAFFRMKELFFEDNIDDAKYCGRLYGLGSGSTQPQNGISSSGQEETNNKH